One part of the Methanocella sp. genome encodes these proteins:
- a CDS encoding lipopolysaccharide biosynthesis protein, translating to MAFSSRMDMISIRRYMDDPLFKNSFFMLINKGLVVITGFVFWILAAHFYDVRDIGIATALISGATLIVGFSTFGFEISLVRFLRSYDKSKAFYTCLFLTMGAAFTLALLYVIFVQYISPELVFIKEIPYAIIFILFAVISAIGLITSNTFIALRHAKYTFLQNALQVSTIPALLVLAMFGSLGIIGANFVGYFITYAIVFTLLTRYFIPFKPRIDREFLKKSFNFSFGNYIANILYSASFQALPIIVLNQCGRADAGIFYIAFTVGNFILQIPIALSVSFFVEGVYGENLRKNIKRSGTAMVLLLVPGILFFWIFGPQILGFFGSSYMAGTDLLRAVVLSSLVFALYTLFQPLLNIHMRVKTLILMNLLIMVLLLGLSYWLTPIYGILGVGIALIATFAIVDVVIIYLVLRWKWLVLGFSNHD from the coding sequence ATGGCATTTTCATCCAGGATGGACATGATAAGCATAAGACGATACATGGATGATCCGCTGTTCAAGAACTCGTTCTTCATGCTCATAAATAAGGGCCTGGTAGTCATTACCGGCTTCGTGTTCTGGATACTGGCCGCGCATTTTTACGATGTCCGGGACATCGGCATAGCGACGGCACTCATTTCCGGCGCGACCCTGATCGTAGGCTTTTCCACGTTCGGTTTTGAGATCTCCCTCGTCCGTTTCCTGCGGTCCTACGATAAGTCCAAGGCCTTCTATACTTGTCTCTTCCTGACGATGGGCGCGGCCTTCACCCTGGCGCTCCTGTACGTGATCTTCGTCCAGTATATTTCACCCGAGCTCGTGTTCATAAAGGAGATACCTTACGCGATCATTTTTATCCTGTTCGCGGTCATTAGTGCCATCGGCCTGATCACGTCGAACACATTCATTGCCCTAAGGCACGCGAAGTATACCTTTTTACAGAATGCCCTCCAGGTCTCCACCATACCCGCCCTCCTGGTGCTGGCGATGTTCGGCAGCCTGGGCATCATCGGAGCGAATTTCGTCGGCTATTTCATAACGTACGCCATTGTATTTACGCTCCTGACGAGATATTTCATCCCCTTCAAGCCCAGGATCGATAGAGAATTCCTAAAAAAGTCATTCAATTTTTCATTCGGTAACTATATCGCGAACATCCTCTATAGCGCTTCGTTCCAGGCGTTGCCCATCATTGTCTTAAACCAGTGCGGCAGGGCGGACGCGGGCATTTTCTACATCGCTTTCACCGTGGGCAACTTTATACTCCAGATCCCCATTGCCCTCAGCGTATCATTTTTCGTGGAAGGTGTCTACGGGGAGAACCTCCGGAAGAACATAAAAAGGTCGGGAACGGCCATGGTCCTGCTGCTCGTGCCCGGGATCCTTTTTTTCTGGATATTCGGCCCGCAGATACTGGGCTTCTTTGGAAGTAGCTATATGGCCGGCACCGACCTATTACGGGCCGTCGTGCTGTCGAGCCTTGTATTTGCCCTCTATACGTTATTCCAGCCGCTGCTCAACATTCATATGCGCGTTAAGACCCTCATCCTGATGAACCTGTTGATCATGGTTCTGCTACTCGGCCTCTCGTACTGGCTCACCCCGATATACGGTATCCTGGGAGTCGGAATAGCCTTGATCGCCACGTTCGCCATCGTGGATGTCGTGATCATTTACCTGGTCTTACGGTGGAAATGGCTAGTACTCGGTTTTTCCAATCACGATTAA
- a CDS encoding GNAT family N-acetyltransferase, with translation MEVKRIEDKDLWDRSIETSPYGTLFHKWDFLKIMEKYSGCELFTYGIYRKEELSCQFPLFVKSSLGIKMAFSPPPGLPVTDLGFAMGPVYDKLKQRRKETYINSILDDMEAEIKKIPAKFVHISTVNGFVDMRPYKWNGYDVQMHYTYAIDLNRPLEMIEEGMDGELKQLIRAAENRRLSIRPEPDFDVAFRTMRDLYGRQGEAPPIAIPAFLKDAAAAFPDNIRIDYLYDGDQIVDMAVNYRYKDRFVLWIWNAGAGLQYSGYMAWEYIKVNKAKGLCTLEIPGASLKMSSILGSKLNASLVYNFSITKKDLIGGIAEKFYRNSVKT, from the coding sequence ATGGAGGTTAAGCGGATAGAAGATAAGGATCTGTGGGATAGGTCCATCGAGACCAGCCCGTATGGTACATTATTCCATAAATGGGATTTCCTTAAGATCATGGAAAAGTACTCCGGATGTGAGCTTTTTACCTATGGGATATACCGGAAGGAAGAGCTTTCTTGCCAGTTTCCTCTATTCGTGAAGAGCTCCCTCGGCATAAAAATGGCTTTTTCTCCTCCCCCCGGCCTTCCGGTCACTGATCTGGGCTTCGCCATGGGGCCCGTTTATGATAAGCTCAAACAGCGCCGGAAAGAGACCTATATCAATAGCATACTTGATGATATGGAGGCAGAGATAAAAAAGATCCCCGCGAAGTTCGTGCACATATCTACGGTCAACGGTTTCGTGGATATGCGGCCTTATAAATGGAACGGCTACGACGTCCAGATGCACTATACGTATGCGATCGACCTGAATCGGCCCCTGGAAATGATCGAGGAAGGAATGGATGGGGAACTCAAACAATTGATCCGGGCTGCGGAGAATCGGAGGCTGTCGATCCGGCCAGAGCCGGACTTCGATGTCGCATTTCGGACCATGCGTGACCTGTACGGAAGGCAGGGCGAGGCCCCGCCGATCGCGATCCCCGCGTTTCTTAAGGACGCCGCTGCAGCATTTCCCGATAATATACGGATAGACTACCTTTACGACGGCGATCAGATTGTGGATATGGCCGTAAACTATCGGTATAAGGACCGATTCGTTCTCTGGATATGGAATGCCGGTGCCGGCTTGCAGTATAGCGGGTATATGGCCTGGGAGTATATTAAGGTGAATAAGGCTAAAGGCCTGTGTACGCTGGAAATACCCGGAGCGAGCCTAAAGATGTCCAGTATCCTGGGATCAAAACTCAATGCCTCCCTCGTGTATAACTTTTCGATCACGAAAAAAGATCTAATCGGCGGCATCGCGGAAAAATTTTATCGGAACTCGGTGAAAACGTGA
- a CDS encoding GNAT family N-acetyltransferase, which yields MPVELIDDPARWDGFIDESADGTLFHKWEFLRILEKYTGYQLFRYGVYRGEDLISVIPVFYTKSIGLKLIYSPPPTSSVNIPYLGFATSPLFGRLGGFEREECWSQIVKEFRDEVMKISPNYMTIGLVPGIRDVRPFLRNDCDADLMYTYIIDLKPPLISIWEGIDRYCRKDIRAAAKYPLVMRRSYDAYKFVELMREGLKKLGGTFYDRQSPAYIEEILRAFPDNVKLFFLYDGDALIGANLVCGFKKRCIGWMGNTTTDNGFNANDYMLWEIIKAAKQEGYESLENAGADEKRLNFAKTKFNPDLVPCFNITKKDIIYKTAKYANRKLEKLVRF from the coding sequence ATGCCTGTGGAACTGATCGATGATCCGGCCCGCTGGGACGGGTTCATCGATGAGAGCGCGGATGGCACGCTATTCCATAAGTGGGAATTCCTGCGGATCCTCGAGAAATACACGGGTTACCAGCTGTTCCGTTATGGCGTTTATCGGGGGGAGGATTTGATCAGTGTCATACCCGTCTTCTACACGAAGAGTATCGGGCTTAAATTGATCTATTCCCCGCCGCCGACGTCGAGCGTGAATATCCCCTACCTCGGCTTTGCCACCAGTCCACTGTTCGGGAGGCTGGGAGGGTTTGAGAGAGAAGAGTGCTGGAGCCAGATCGTAAAAGAGTTCCGGGACGAGGTCATGAAGATCTCCCCGAATTACATGACGATCGGCCTGGTGCCCGGGATCCGCGACGTCCGGCCTTTTCTCCGGAACGACTGCGACGCCGATCTCATGTATACGTATATCATTGACCTGAAACCGCCGCTTATAAGTATATGGGAAGGCATCGATAGGTATTGCCGGAAGGACATCAGGGCGGCCGCGAAATATCCCCTGGTCATGCGGCGATCGTACGACGCATACAAATTCGTCGAGCTCATGCGGGAGGGCCTAAAAAAGCTCGGCGGGACGTTCTATGACCGACAAAGCCCCGCGTACATCGAGGAGATCCTCAGGGCATTTCCGGATAACGTCAAGCTGTTTTTCCTCTATGACGGAGACGCGCTGATCGGCGCCAACCTGGTCTGCGGATTTAAAAAGCGGTGCATCGGATGGATGGGAAATACGACTACGGATAACGGCTTTAACGCGAACGATTACATGCTCTGGGAGATCATAAAAGCGGCAAAACAGGAGGGATACGAGTCGTTGGAGAATGCCGGCGCCGACGAAAAACGGCTGAACTTCGCGAAGACGAAATTCAACCCGGACCTTGTGCCGTGTTTTAATATTACTAAAAAAGATATAATATATAAAACCGCCAAATATGCCAATCGTAAGCTGGAGAAGCTCGTTCGATTTTAA
- a CDS encoding GNAT family N-acetyltransferase: MKIELIGDKSTWDAFIERSPHGTIFHRWDFLKIVEKYVRYKLYPFGIFDGNELLSVIPFYLSLRGGLKMMLSPPAINMANVPYLGFSMCPEFERLKLSERADLMGRALREVDTGLRRMATNYICIGMNPGLKDVRPFVWDAYETDQQYTYILDLTRPLKEIWDGFDRDCKKNINECMKFPLTFNESEDVGRFCEILKKNLTRDGPTFYHRQDPAYLKELLAAFPDNIKLYFFYNGDEVVGVKMNAGHKKHYISWIGNVAMQKDLNVNEFFYWEMIKKAKSEGYRTFENYGTIDKRLNNFKSKFNPTLEPCFYVVKKDGLYRTVELSYNAVSRVANVPKAIMGNKR; encoded by the coding sequence ATGAAAATAGAGCTGATAGGCGATAAGAGCACCTGGGATGCGTTCATCGAGAGGAGTCCCCATGGCACGATCTTCCACCGCTGGGATTTCCTGAAGATCGTCGAAAAGTACGTGCGTTACAAGCTCTACCCATTTGGCATTTTCGATGGAAATGAGCTCCTCAGTGTCATCCCGTTTTATCTGAGCCTCCGGGGCGGCCTTAAAATGATGCTTTCCCCCCCGGCGATCAATATGGCGAACGTCCCGTATCTGGGATTTTCCATGTGCCCGGAATTTGAAAGGCTAAAGCTATCCGAGCGGGCCGATTTGATGGGGCGGGCCCTGCGCGAGGTGGATACCGGCCTGAGGAGAATGGCGACCAATTATATCTGTATTGGAATGAATCCTGGCCTTAAAGATGTCCGGCCATTCGTATGGGACGCCTACGAGACCGACCAGCAATATACCTACATCCTCGACCTGACCCGGCCTTTGAAGGAGATATGGGATGGTTTCGACCGCGATTGTAAGAAAAACATCAACGAATGCATGAAATTTCCGCTAACATTCAATGAGTCGGAGGACGTGGGCAGATTCTGCGAGATACTGAAGAAGAACCTCACCCGGGACGGCCCGACGTTCTATCATCGCCAGGACCCGGCGTATTTGAAGGAGCTCCTTGCCGCGTTCCCGGATAATATCAAGCTCTACTTTTTCTATAACGGCGATGAGGTGGTCGGCGTTAAGATGAACGCGGGCCATAAGAAGCACTATATCTCCTGGATAGGTAACGTCGCCATGCAAAAAGACCTGAACGTGAACGAGTTCTTTTATTGGGAAATGATCAAGAAGGCTAAATCAGAGGGATATAGGACTTTTGAGAACTACGGCACGATCGATAAGCGTCTGAATAACTTTAAGTCGAAGTTCAACCCAACACTGGAGCCCTGCTTTTATGTGGTAAAAAAAGACGGACTATACAGGACAGTGGAGTTGAGCTACAATGCGGTCTCCCGGGTTGCGAACGTACCTAAAGCGATCATGGGGAATAAAAGATGA
- a CDS encoding GNAT family N-acetyltransferase has product MNHNISIEPIGNKSLWDKFIDESPNSLLFHKWDFLKIAEKYTGYKVYAYGFYRRDELISVLPIFHKKRKGMNFVYSPPQTTLSYIPYMGFAFSPTYYHLNQHEKESGLCSMISEMDQVLRGLSANYVSYATVPGDVDSRPYIWNGYEALLQYTYVIDLERPLEAIWEEFDRNCRKRIEAAEKLRPSVIRSDDSGTLFRIMRERFADQGDTFFHRQTPEYLKELLSTFPDEIKMYFIYSGDELIGADVNCEYKDLCMSWMGTAVMKENLNANEYMLWEIIKGAKDAGKKRYENLGADEKRLNDFKAKFNPSLIPYFYIIKKNILYRTTSYIMEKMSKKA; this is encoded by the coding sequence ATGAACCATAACATTTCAATCGAGCCGATAGGGAATAAATCCTTATGGGATAAGTTCATCGACGAGAGCCCCAATAGCCTACTGTTCCATAAATGGGACTTTCTGAAGATCGCAGAAAAATATACCGGATATAAGGTGTACGCCTATGGCTTTTATCGGCGTGATGAACTAATCAGTGTCCTGCCTATTTTCCATAAAAAAAGAAAAGGCATGAATTTTGTCTATTCTCCCCCGCAGACGACACTATCTTATATACCGTATATGGGTTTTGCGTTTAGCCCGACCTATTATCATTTGAACCAGCATGAAAAGGAGAGCGGGCTTTGCTCCATGATAAGCGAGATGGACCAGGTGCTCCGGGGCCTGTCGGCGAATTACGTTTCCTACGCGACGGTACCGGGCGATGTGGATTCGAGGCCATATATCTGGAACGGATATGAGGCACTGCTCCAATACACCTATGTGATCGATCTGGAAAGGCCTTTGGAGGCCATATGGGAAGAGTTCGACCGGAATTGCCGAAAAAGGATCGAGGCTGCGGAAAAACTACGACCGTCCGTGATCCGATCGGACGATTCGGGAACGCTCTTCCGGATTATGCGGGAACGCTTTGCGGATCAAGGGGATACGTTCTTCCACCGGCAAACGCCTGAGTACCTAAAAGAATTATTATCGACCTTTCCAGATGAAATTAAGATGTATTTCATCTATAGCGGCGACGAGCTGATAGGCGCCGACGTGAATTGCGAATATAAGGATCTATGCATGTCCTGGATGGGCACGGCGGTCATGAAGGAAAACCTGAACGCGAACGAGTACATGCTCTGGGAGATCATCAAGGGCGCCAAGGATGCGGGAAAGAAAAGATATGAGAACCTGGGCGCGGACGAGAAACGATTGAACGATTTCAAGGCGAAGTTCAACCCTTCCCTTATACCGTATTTTTATATCATTAAGAAAA